In Dama dama isolate Ldn47 chromosome 20, ASM3311817v1, whole genome shotgun sequence, a single window of DNA contains:
- the KLF17 gene encoding Krueppel-like factor 17, which yields MSILNMSSSPGSSGMHTSWNHSPLGIQHIPQCTELQRIPLASAEAPRQNASEMGPPFSMALPDHRVSYCPQLTFTPAQMTFTQGMSPSQPGMMIFKEPQMMPLGEPNIPGMAMTFGGNLRMPLSGPPTSPPSGIPMMSHIRMQTMSYPGLPSVASNRDPLLPKTLLNPTVPSTEAQAMLPSIAQILPPRQPHNFGMPPGGSPLLLALESQGSFVNQPVSQEDPFLPKQPIPAQQRAEQQYSRTQEKAPRRRSPVLRPYRCDYENCEKAYTKRSHLVSHQRKHTGERPYKCTWEACTWSFFRSDELGRHTRIHTKHRPHKCDQCGRQFMRSDHLRQHQRTHIRMPRSPDPPADNGCMAGPPPTPGL from the exons ATGTCCATCTTGAACATGTCTTCATCTCCTGGAAGCAGTGGAATGCACACCTCTTGGAACCATAGTCCATTAGGCATTCAACACATCCCTCAGTGCACAGAGCTGCAGAGGATCCCATTGGCTTCTGCTGAGGCACCCAGGCAGAATGCCAGTGAAATGGGGCCACCGTTCAGTATGGCGCTGCCTGACCACCGTGTGAGCTACTGCCCCCAACTGACTTTCACCCCTGCCCAGATGACTTTCACTCAAGGAATGTCTCCTTCGCAGCCAGGAATGATGATTTTCAAGGAACCCCAGATGATGCCCTTAGGAGAGCCCAATATTCCAGGGATGGCCATGACCTTTGGTGGGAATCTAAGGATGCCCCTCAGTGGGCCACCAACCTCACCTCCCAGTGGAATCCCAATGATGTCCCACATCAGAATGCAAACAATGTCATATCCTGGCCTCCCATCGGTAGCTTCTAACAGAGACCCTTTACTACCTAAAACATTATTAAATCCAACCGTGCCTTCCACTGAGGCCCAAGCAATGCTCCCTTCTATAGCTCAGATTTTGCCTCCTAGACAGCCCCACAACTTTGGGATGCCCCCAGGTGGATCTCCATTATTGCTGGCTTTGGAATCCCAGGGCTCCTTTGTGAACCAGCCGGTCTCCCAGGAAGACCCCTTCCTACCTAAGCAGCCCATACCTGCTCAACAAAGAGCAGAGCAGCAGTACTCCAGGACCCAGGAAAAGGCTCCCAGACGGAGATCCCCAGTTTTAAGGCCTTACCGCTGCGACTATGAGAACTGTGAAAAAGCTTACACTAAGCGCTCCCACCTCGTGAGTCACCAACGCAAACACACAG GTGAACGACCCTATAAATGCACTTGGGAAGCCTGTACCTGGTCCTTCTTCCGTTCTGATGAACTTGGAAGACATACTCGGATACACACCAAACATCGACCACATAAATGTGACCAGTGCGGCCGACAGTTCATGAGATCTGACCATCTCAGGCAACACCAAAGGACTCATATACGGATGCCAAGATCTCCAGACCCACCGGCTGACAATGGATGTATGGCTGGTCCTCCTCCTACTCCTGGTCTTTAG